The Streptomyces sp. NBC_01255 genome window below encodes:
- a CDS encoding FAD binding domain-containing protein codes for MDLNTITDVRDARLREPWRPGDAWLGGGTYLFSEPQPHLRRLIDLSRTGWEPLTRHADGSLEIAATCTIAQLSRFGRHTLDAPAAPLFEQCCRAFLASFKIWNMATLGGNLCNGLPAGPMISLTAALDGSCLLQAQDGSLREVKVVDFITGAGRKDLAEGELLRSVTLPGRALECRTAFRQASLYGLGRSGALVIGTLDPVDGSLAVTISAATVRPFRFWFPLPPDAEQLRRAIEGTVGDEDWFDDIHGLPEWRRHMGLRLAEEVRRELTHSFEERAR; via the coding sequence ATGGATCTGAACACGATCACGGACGTGAGGGACGCCCGGCTCCGCGAGCCGTGGCGGCCGGGTGACGCGTGGCTGGGCGGGGGCACGTATCTGTTCTCCGAGCCGCAGCCGCACCTGCGCCGGCTGATCGATCTGAGCCGGACCGGGTGGGAACCGCTCACCCGGCACGCGGACGGCTCGCTGGAGATCGCGGCGACCTGCACGATCGCCCAGCTGTCCCGCTTCGGAAGGCACACCCTCGACGCCCCGGCGGCGCCGCTCTTCGAGCAGTGCTGCCGGGCCTTCCTCGCCTCGTTCAAGATCTGGAACATGGCGACCCTCGGCGGGAACCTGTGCAACGGCCTGCCCGCGGGGCCGATGATCTCGCTGACCGCCGCGCTCGACGGCAGCTGTCTTCTCCAGGCGCAGGACGGCTCGTTGCGGGAGGTGAAGGTGGTCGACTTCATCACGGGCGCCGGTCGCAAGGACCTCGCGGAGGGCGAGCTGCTGCGCTCCGTCACGCTCCCCGGCCGGGCACTGGAATGCCGTACGGCGTTCCGGCAGGCCTCGCTGTACGGGCTCGGCCGCTCGGGTGCGCTGGTCATCGGGACACTCGATCCGGTGGACGGCTCGCTGGCGGTGACGATCAGCGCGGCGACCGTACGCCCGTTCCGGTTCTGGTTCCCGCTGCCGCCCGACGCCGAGCAGCTGCGACGGGCCATCGAGGGGACCGTCGGCGACGAGGACTGGTTCGACGACATCCACGGGCTGCCCGAGTGGCGGCGGCACATGGGTTTGCGCCTCGCCGAAGAGGTCCGCCGCGAACTGACCCACAGCTTCGAAGAGAGGGCCCGATGA
- a CDS encoding PucR family transcriptional regulator, giving the protein MHVDHLLRLDRLDLSLVWGDEALLGQEIRGVTATDLEAPARFLQPGEVVLSGLVWWSPDGGSDKADSFVSALRGAGAVALLAGEETHGEVPGELAAACRRHRIALIAVPAHTSFRAITEAVYLRQWGELSRRPDDHFALPENVRLDLDRALETDATAGELLDRAFGHLGTPACHLLTSSGRTVARTTGSTELAAPRAAEHLRGAHGTTVRVEADDTVFDAWHLHLPEPGQVPPRVLQEIAELLGRHRRRQDRHRAARIAAAAELMDAVGAPRVDARRLHGALASCGLGDKAAYTVVVADVGPHGEAGADAVAALTEALHHLSSVSASVSFAVAEGGVGGETMAVVAREEAGTGDGDGRGRGFGVREVLGEVWPLVHACRPASTPRAGVSEPVTAAAGLNSALAQARYALSAARTAAPSAARVAGLGDLVGLEMLMAGIPADVRAVYRETVLGPLLGSGRASRAMLLETLEVFLAKDCSWARTAEALHVHVNTVHYRVERIEALTGRDLSRLDRKADLRAALLCR; this is encoded by the coding sequence ATGCACGTCGACCATCTCCTCCGACTCGACCGTCTCGACCTCTCGCTCGTCTGGGGCGACGAGGCGTTGCTCGGCCAGGAGATCCGCGGCGTGACGGCGACCGACCTGGAGGCTCCGGCGCGGTTCCTCCAGCCGGGGGAGGTCGTGCTGAGCGGACTCGTGTGGTGGAGCCCGGACGGCGGCTCGGACAAGGCCGACAGTTTCGTCTCCGCGTTGCGCGGTGCCGGGGCGGTGGCGCTCCTCGCCGGCGAGGAAACGCACGGCGAGGTGCCCGGCGAGCTGGCGGCAGCCTGCCGGAGGCATCGGATCGCGCTGATCGCCGTACCGGCGCACACGAGCTTCCGGGCGATCACCGAAGCCGTGTACCTCCGGCAGTGGGGCGAGCTCAGCCGCCGTCCCGACGACCACTTCGCGCTGCCGGAGAACGTCCGACTGGACCTCGACCGCGCCCTGGAAACCGACGCGACGGCAGGCGAGTTGCTCGACCGGGCCTTCGGCCACCTGGGCACGCCCGCCTGCCACCTGCTGACCAGCAGCGGCCGGACGGTCGCCCGCACCACCGGCTCGACGGAACTGGCCGCTCCGCGGGCCGCGGAACACCTGCGCGGTGCGCACGGCACGACGGTGCGGGTCGAGGCGGACGACACGGTCTTCGACGCCTGGCACCTCCATCTGCCCGAGCCGGGGCAGGTGCCTCCGCGGGTCCTTCAGGAGATAGCCGAGCTCCTCGGCCGCCACCGGCGCCGCCAGGACCGCCACCGGGCGGCGCGCATCGCGGCGGCCGCGGAGCTGATGGACGCCGTGGGTGCTCCGCGCGTCGATGCCCGCCGATTGCACGGCGCGCTGGCGTCCTGCGGTCTGGGCGACAAGGCGGCGTACACCGTGGTCGTCGCGGATGTGGGGCCGCACGGCGAGGCCGGTGCGGATGCCGTCGCCGCGCTCACGGAGGCGCTGCATCACCTGTCGTCCGTCTCCGCATCCGTCTCCTTCGCCGTCGCCGAGGGCGGCGTCGGCGGTGAGACGATGGCGGTCGTGGCGCGCGAGGAGGCCGGGACTGGGGACGGGGACGGGCGCGGGCGCGGGTTCGGCGTCCGGGAAGTGCTGGGCGAGGTATGGCCGTTGGTCCACGCCTGCCGCCCGGCCTCCACACCGCGTGCCGGTGTGAGCGAGCCCGTCACCGCCGCGGCGGGGTTGAACAGCGCACTCGCCCAGGCGCGTTACGCGCTGTCGGCGGCCCGCACCGCGGCACCGTCGGCGGCGCGTGTCGCCGGCCTCGGCGACCTCGTCGGTCTCGAGATGTTGATGGCCGGCATCCCGGCCGACGTACGGGCCGTCTACCGGGAGACGGTCCTGGGTCCGCTGCTGGGCTCCGGGCGGGCTTCCCGCGCCATGCTCCTGGAGACGCTGGAGGTCTTCCTGGCGAAGGACTGCTCCTGGGCGAGGACCGCCGAGGCCCTGCACGTCCATGTGAACACGGTCCACTACCGCGTCGAGCGCATCGAGGCGCTCACCGGCCGGGACCTGTCCCGCCTCGACCGCAAGGCGGACCTGCGGGCGGCGCTGCTCTGCCGCTGA
- a CDS encoding TOBE domain-containing protein yields the protein MSSYSIGQAASLLGVSSETVRRWADGGKLGMERDGAGKRVIEGAALARFAKERGAGLHAVPDDDVPTSVRNSFVGIVTAVRVDDVAAQVEVQSGPHRLVSLVTREAVEELGLDVGVTVTARVKSTSVHIDVP from the coding sequence GTGTCGTCGTACAGCATTGGGCAGGCAGCGAGCCTGCTCGGAGTGAGTTCGGAGACCGTTCGCCGGTGGGCGGACGGCGGCAAGCTGGGCATGGAGCGCGACGGGGCCGGGAAACGGGTCATCGAGGGTGCGGCCCTGGCCCGCTTCGCGAAGGAGCGGGGTGCGGGACTGCACGCCGTTCCGGACGACGACGTGCCGACCTCCGTCCGGAACTCGTTCGTGGGGATCGTGACAGCCGTACGCGTCGACGACGTGGCCGCGCAGGTGGAGGTCCAGTCCGGCCCGCATCGGCTGGTGTCCCTCGTGACGCGCGAGGCCGTCGAAGAGCTCGGCCTCGACGTCGGCGTCACGGTGACCGCCCGGGTGAAGTCGACGAGCGTCCACATCGACGTACCCTGA
- a CDS encoding glycosyl hydrolase family 95 catalytic domain-containing protein, with the protein MPSPDASRAASLDRRGFLAAAALTAAGAVALPGGLLPTRAEAAVPSQVALPQRGIHDTAPAWAWTDGFVSGNGEYGAVFHGTPQLERIVLNHHRFVLPNGTRDVLPPVLADRLESVRDRALAGDYWGAAGTFAEGWSLRWTQTFHPGYELVLSTPGATTADDYARTTDFRTGEVTHSWTDSAGVWKRRAFVSRADKVVVHELLPADGRTVDTTIRVDTALEGVPSDVGFTTIATAANGTGQLDLRATYPAGQGAYGYEGVTRVVVTGTKASVSSAGGDTLVVSRATKVLLLTKLGRYENAGDWNAKPLQTALAALPADYATLLGRHAPLHQAMFDGSSLDLGVSATDRQLSTSELTARQNDDRSVVDLALLERMYDSGRYLFVCSSGVLPPRLTGLWAGSWNGAWADDFTTDANINLQVAGGTILSHGDAMQGYFDLVLGQLDDWRRNATNLYGARGFLAPSRTDGEYGHMLHFNGGDFPGQCWTGGADWMLYPLLEHYEVTGDTAFLREKLGPALMELALFYEDFLTRTDSHGKKIFVPSFSMENSPSNTGQMLSVNATGDIMAGRHALQAAVDAANRLNVEQGSGQGVARWTALLAQLPEYTVNGDGALAEWSWPGLNDRYNHRHVQHLYGAWPLHEINPEDAPDLVRSARKALRLRGDENRSAHGSLHRALAWSRLKDGAGVYDNLRKVLGSNMVWRSLVTSHNPDLHIYNTDAANALPAIVAESLVCTRPGLLEILPALPDQLARGTIRGVRGRNRVLVESLTWDTAARTATVSLVSAISHTITFVCRRGITSLSTTAPTAPSPLGDHARELSLTAGARTQVTIGLLTGTFRLVNRASGKVLDVANHSTADGSPVIQWPWSGGTNQQWRLLPDYDGSFRLSNVNSGKVLDNPGASTSPGEPLDQWTDTDSPNQWWKLVPAGTSGHYHLVNGSSGLRAAVENGSTSEGARIVQMPADGSAGQEWALVAL; encoded by the coding sequence ATGCCCTCCCCCGACGCCTCTCGCGCCGCCTCCCTCGACCGCAGAGGCTTCCTCGCCGCCGCCGCGCTCACCGCAGCAGGCGCGGTCGCGCTCCCCGGCGGCCTCCTCCCCACGAGGGCCGAGGCCGCCGTCCCGTCGCAGGTCGCGCTCCCGCAGCGGGGCATCCACGACACCGCCCCGGCATGGGCGTGGACCGACGGTTTCGTCAGCGGCAACGGCGAGTACGGTGCGGTGTTCCACGGAACGCCGCAGCTGGAGAGGATCGTTCTCAACCACCACCGCTTCGTCCTGCCCAACGGCACCCGCGACGTGCTGCCGCCCGTGCTCGCCGACCGTCTGGAGTCGGTGCGGGACAGGGCTCTGGCCGGCGACTACTGGGGGGCCGCGGGCACCTTCGCGGAAGGCTGGTCCCTCCGCTGGACCCAGACCTTCCACCCCGGGTACGAGCTGGTGCTGAGCACGCCCGGCGCGACCACCGCCGACGACTACGCCAGGACGACCGACTTCCGTACCGGCGAGGTCACCCACAGCTGGACCGACAGCGCCGGCGTCTGGAAGCGGCGCGCTTTCGTCTCCCGCGCCGACAAGGTCGTCGTCCACGAGCTGCTCCCCGCCGACGGCCGTACCGTCGACACGACGATCAGGGTCGACACCGCGCTCGAAGGCGTACCCTCCGACGTCGGCTTCACGACAATCGCGACGGCCGCGAACGGCACGGGCCAGCTCGACCTCCGCGCCACCTACCCGGCCGGCCAGGGGGCGTACGGCTACGAGGGCGTCACCCGGGTCGTCGTCACGGGCACCAAGGCGTCGGTGTCGTCGGCCGGAGGCGACACGCTGGTCGTCTCCCGCGCGACCAAGGTCCTGCTGCTGACCAAGCTGGGCCGGTACGAGAACGCGGGCGACTGGAACGCCAAGCCCCTGCAGACCGCCCTGGCCGCGCTCCCCGCCGACTACGCCACGCTTCTGGGGCGGCACGCGCCGCTGCACCAGGCCATGTTCGACGGTTCGAGCCTGGACCTCGGCGTCTCCGCCACCGACCGGCAACTGTCCACGTCCGAGTTGACCGCGCGGCAGAACGACGACCGGTCGGTCGTCGACCTCGCACTCCTGGAACGGATGTACGACTCGGGGCGCTACCTGTTCGTGTGCTCCAGCGGCGTCCTGCCCCCACGCCTCACCGGGCTGTGGGCCGGCAGCTGGAACGGCGCCTGGGCCGACGACTTCACCACCGACGCCAACATCAACCTCCAGGTGGCCGGTGGCACCATCCTGAGTCACGGCGACGCCATGCAGGGGTACTTCGACCTCGTCCTGGGACAGCTCGACGACTGGCGCAGGAACGCCACGAACCTCTACGGCGCGCGGGGCTTCCTCGCGCCCTCCCGTACCGACGGCGAGTACGGCCACATGCTCCACTTCAACGGCGGCGACTTCCCGGGCCAGTGCTGGACCGGCGGCGCCGACTGGATGCTGTACCCGCTCCTGGAGCACTACGAGGTGACCGGCGACACGGCGTTCCTGCGGGAGAAGCTCGGGCCGGCTCTGATGGAACTCGCGCTGTTCTACGAGGACTTCCTCACGCGGACCGACTCCCACGGGAAGAAGATCTTCGTTCCGTCGTTCTCGATGGAGAACTCACCCTCCAACACGGGGCAGATGCTGTCGGTCAACGCCACGGGCGACATCATGGCCGGCCGCCACGCCCTGCAGGCCGCGGTCGACGCCGCCAACCGGCTGAACGTGGAACAGGGTTCAGGCCAGGGCGTGGCCCGCTGGACGGCGCTGCTGGCCCAGCTGCCCGAGTACACGGTCAACGGCGACGGCGCGCTGGCCGAGTGGTCCTGGCCCGGGCTGAACGACCGCTACAACCACCGGCACGTCCAGCACCTGTACGGGGCCTGGCCCCTGCACGAGATCAACCCCGAGGACGCACCCGACCTCGTACGCTCCGCGCGCAAGGCGCTCCGGCTGCGCGGCGACGAGAACCGCTCGGCCCACGGCAGCCTCCACCGCGCGCTCGCCTGGAGCAGGCTGAAGGACGGCGCCGGCGTCTACGACAACCTCCGCAAGGTCCTCGGCAGCAACATGGTGTGGCGCTCGCTGGTCACCTCCCACAACCCCGACCTGCACATCTACAACACCGACGCCGCCAACGCGCTGCCGGCGATCGTCGCCGAGTCGCTGGTCTGCACGCGGCCGGGACTCCTGGAAATCCTCCCGGCCCTGCCCGATCAGCTGGCCCGTGGCACGATCCGCGGCGTACGGGGCCGCAACCGGGTCCTCGTCGAGAGCCTCACCTGGGACACCGCTGCCCGCACCGCCACCGTCAGCCTCGTCTCGGCCATCAGCCACACGATCACGTTCGTCTGCCGCCGCGGCATCACGTCGCTGTCCACCACGGCGCCCACGGCCCCGTCCCCGCTCGGCGACCACGCCAGGGAACTGTCCCTCACCGCGGGGGCCCGCACCCAGGTCACGATCGGCCTGCTCACGGGGACTTTCCGCCTGGTCAACCGCGCGAGCGGCAAGGTCCTCGACGTGGCGAACCACTCCACGGCCGACGGCTCTCCGGTCATCCAGTGGCCCTGGTCGGGCGGGACCAACCAGCAGTGGCGGCTGCTCCCCGACTACGACGGGTCCTTCCGGCTGTCCAACGTGAACAGCGGCAAGGTCCTCGACAACCCGGGGGCCTCCACGTCCCCCGGTGAGCCGCTGGACCAGTGGACGGACACGGACAGCCCCAACCAGTGGTGGAAGCTGGTGCCGGCCGGGACAAGCGGTCACTACCACCTGGTCAACGGCTCCAGCGGTCTCCGCGCGGCCGTGGAGAACGGCTCGACGAGCGAGGGAGCGAGGATCGTCCAGATGCCGGCCGACGGCTCCGCCGGCCAGGAATGGGCGCTCGTCGCCCTCTGA
- a CDS encoding glycoside hydrolase family 35 protein yields MPLLQIDEGGFTLDGEPFRLLSGGLHYFRVHPDQWADRLRKARLMGLNTVETYVPWNLHQPRPDRFTLDGGLDLPRFLDLAAAEGLHVLLRPGPYICAEWEGGGIPSWLLAEPDIRLRSRDPRFLAAVDDYFDRLLTPLRPYLASQGGPVLAVQVENEYGAYGDDTAYLEHLAGTLRRCGVDVPLFTCDQPADLERGSLPGVLATANFGSRSAEHLADLRARRPEGPLMTTEFWIGWFDRWGAHHVVRDPGQAARELDELLATGASVNFYMFHGGTNFGFTNGANDKHTYRPTVTSYDYDAPLDEAGDPTPKYAAFRDVIAKYAPVPDAPVPPPGPKLAPRTVPLTETAGLLAHAAALGSAVEARRPLTMEELEQDFGFVLYETTLPLTGPALLEVEHVRDRAQVFVDGQPVGVLERENHEHALAFTVPRAGSTLTVLVENQGRVNYGQGIHDRKGLLGKVLLDGTELAGWTSRALPLADPQDVPFAPAAATVVGPAFHRGTFEVTDPADAFLHLDGWTKGNAWVNGFALGRYWSRGPQRSLYVPAPVLRSGTNEVVVLELHAAHRARTVHFRDAADLGPTEE; encoded by the coding sequence ATGCCTCTTCTCCAGATCGACGAGGGCGGCTTCACCCTCGATGGCGAACCGTTTCGGCTCCTGTCCGGCGGTCTCCACTACTTCCGCGTGCACCCCGACCAGTGGGCGGACCGACTCCGCAAGGCCCGGCTCATGGGGCTCAACACCGTCGAGACGTACGTCCCCTGGAACCTCCACCAGCCGCGGCCCGACCGCTTCACGCTGGACGGCGGCCTCGACCTGCCCCGGTTCCTCGACCTCGCCGCCGCCGAGGGCCTGCACGTCCTCCTCCGCCCCGGCCCGTACATCTGCGCCGAATGGGAGGGCGGCGGCATCCCCTCCTGGCTGCTCGCCGAGCCGGACATACGCCTGCGCTCCCGAGACCCCCGCTTCCTCGCCGCGGTCGACGACTACTTCGACCGGCTCCTCACCCCGCTCCGGCCCTACCTGGCCTCCCAGGGCGGCCCCGTCCTCGCCGTCCAGGTCGAGAACGAGTACGGGGCCTACGGCGACGACACCGCCTACCTGGAGCACCTCGCAGGAACCCTGCGCCGCTGTGGCGTCGACGTCCCTCTCTTCACCTGCGACCAGCCCGCCGACCTGGAACGCGGCTCCCTGCCCGGCGTCCTCGCCACCGCGAACTTCGGCAGCCGTTCCGCCGAGCACCTGGCCGACCTCCGCGCCCGGCGCCCCGAAGGCCCCCTGATGACCACGGAGTTCTGGATCGGCTGGTTCGACCGCTGGGGCGCGCACCACGTGGTCCGCGACCCCGGCCAGGCGGCCCGCGAGCTCGACGAACTCCTCGCCACCGGCGCGTCGGTGAACTTCTACATGTTCCACGGCGGCACCAACTTCGGCTTCACCAACGGCGCCAACGACAAACACACCTACCGGCCGACCGTCACCTCCTACGACTACGACGCGCCCCTCGACGAGGCCGGCGACCCGACGCCGAAGTACGCCGCCTTCCGCGACGTGATCGCCAAGTACGCGCCCGTGCCGGACGCCCCCGTCCCGCCGCCCGGCCCCAAACTCGCCCCGCGGACCGTGCCCCTGACCGAGACCGCAGGCCTTCTGGCCCACGCCGCGGCCCTCGGGAGCGCCGTCGAGGCGCGCCGGCCCCTCACCATGGAGGAACTGGAACAGGACTTCGGGTTCGTCCTGTACGAGACGACTCTGCCGCTCACGGGGCCGGCCCTCCTGGAGGTCGAGCACGTCCGTGACCGGGCCCAGGTGTTCGTCGACGGCCAGCCGGTGGGCGTCCTGGAGCGGGAGAACCACGAGCACGCCCTCGCCTTCACGGTGCCCCGGGCCGGCAGCACGCTCACCGTCCTCGTCGAGAACCAGGGCCGGGTGAACTACGGCCAGGGCATCCACGACCGCAAGGGCCTCCTCGGGAAAGTCCTGCTCGACGGCACGGAGCTCGCGGGCTGGACCAGCCGGGCGCTCCCGCTCGCCGACCCGCAGGACGTCCCCTTCGCGCCCGCCGCCGCGACGGTCGTCGGACCGGCCTTCCACCGCGGCACCTTCGAGGTGACCGACCCCGCCGACGCCTTCCTGCACCTCGACGGCTGGACCAAGGGAAACGCCTGGGTCAACGGCTTCGCACTCGGCCGCTACTGGTCCCGCGGCCCGCAGCGCTCCCTGTACGTGCCGGCGCCGGTGCTCCGCTCCGGTACGAACGAGGTCGTCGTCCTGGAGCTCCACGCGGCGCACCGGGCCCGTACGGTCCACTTCCGCGACGCGGCCGACCTCGGGCCCACCGAGGAGTAG
- a CDS encoding RICIN domain-containing protein: MFPTHHRARHRTASLRRPRPTTRLAALGAATALAATAFSTVGPGSTPANAAETPAAALTVRLDPGYQHPAFQGWGTALAWFANVTGGWPDAQRDALADALYGADGLGFTIARYNIGGGDSPETTPYMRVGAAVPGYWNRPGAEAPDWWDPNRADHWNPGADANQRWWLTAAKARGATTFEAFSNSAPYFMTNSGLVSGAANGWQDNLRSDQYDRFAAYLTGSLQRAQSATGVTFDSLSPVNEPDTDYWHAGGRQEGSHWDPASQARMITTLRAALDAKGVTTPIAGMDETNPGKFRSNWESYAPAVRDTVGRLNTHTYGTNGRTGVRDIAKGETTPLWMSEVDLGGSVPQSFTSMSPALDLAQRINDDIRELEPSAWVLWQAVEDYENMTPGRENSNWGLIQTDFTPDDAATEPLRKNKKYWAMANYSRFVRPGARIVNTDDPQTLAAVRPGGNGVVVVHTNPTGEEREVTLNLDGFQTAAAGPVERWTTDATKNLQRDGDAAVSGRTLKATVGPGSVTTFVLPTVTGVNPATTIAPTGTPRLLLNDNSGKALAVATVGGKSTAVQRTSAPADSAQQWTFTKLSAADWGSTAAYRITNARTGKALAVSSGALTFVSPGSSTAQQWIRSTTGDGHSTLINVASGRLLDVTGASTADGAPVGVHQPTTGANQSWTFPGTAPDAWRTLSFRHSAKCLDVSGAGAEDGASVVQYGCNTGSNQQWSLRSTGGGYVNVVARHSGKCLDVSGLSTADGADVFQYVCNGGRNQEWAVRSTGDGHLTLTARHSAKCLAVSGASTADGAVVEQRTCDGAAAQQLS, translated from the coding sequence GTGTTCCCCACCCACCACCGAGCCCGCCACCGAACGGCGTCACTCCGCCGCCCTCGGCCCACCACGCGCCTGGCAGCCCTCGGCGCCGCCACGGCCCTCGCCGCCACGGCCTTCAGCACGGTGGGACCCGGCTCGACGCCGGCGAACGCCGCGGAGACCCCCGCCGCGGCCCTGACCGTACGGCTCGACCCCGGTTACCAGCACCCCGCCTTCCAGGGGTGGGGCACCGCGCTCGCCTGGTTCGCCAACGTCACCGGCGGATGGCCGGACGCCCAGCGCGACGCGCTCGCGGACGCCCTCTACGGCGCCGACGGCCTGGGGTTCACGATCGCCCGCTACAACATCGGCGGCGGCGACAGCCCCGAGACCACCCCCTACATGCGGGTCGGCGCGGCCGTGCCCGGCTACTGGAACCGGCCCGGCGCGGAGGCCCCCGACTGGTGGGACCCGAACCGCGCCGACCACTGGAACCCCGGCGCCGACGCCAACCAGCGCTGGTGGCTCACCGCCGCCAAGGCACGCGGAGCCACCACCTTCGAGGCCTTCTCCAACTCGGCGCCGTACTTCATGACCAACAGCGGCCTGGTCTCGGGCGCGGCCAACGGCTGGCAGGACAACCTCCGCTCCGACCAGTACGACCGGTTCGCCGCGTACCTCACGGGCTCGCTCCAGCGGGCCCAGTCCGCCACGGGCGTCACCTTCGACTCCCTCTCGCCGGTCAACGAGCCGGACACGGACTACTGGCACGCGGGCGGCCGCCAGGAGGGTTCGCACTGGGACCCGGCCTCCCAGGCCCGCATGATCACGACGCTGCGCGCCGCGCTCGACGCGAAGGGCGTGACGACCCCGATCGCCGGGATGGACGAGACGAACCCGGGGAAGTTCCGCTCCAATTGGGAGTCGTACGCCCCCGCCGTCCGGGACACGGTGGGCCGGCTCAACACGCACACGTACGGAACGAACGGCCGCACCGGCGTCCGCGACATCGCCAAGGGCGAGACCACGCCCCTCTGGATGTCCGAGGTCGATCTCGGCGGCAGCGTCCCCCAGAGCTTCACCTCCATGAGCCCCGCGCTCGACCTCGCCCAGCGCATCAACGACGACATCCGTGAGCTGGAACCGAGCGCCTGGGTGCTCTGGCAGGCCGTCGAGGACTACGAGAACATGACGCCGGGCCGCGAGAACTCCAACTGGGGCCTGATCCAGACCGACTTCACCCCTGACGACGCGGCGACCGAGCCCCTGCGCAAGAACAAGAAGTACTGGGCGATGGCGAACTACAGCCGCTTCGTCCGCCCCGGCGCGCGCATCGTCAACACCGACGACCCGCAGACGCTGGCGGCGGTGCGGCCGGGCGGAAATGGCGTGGTCGTCGTCCACACCAACCCGACCGGTGAGGAGCGCGAGGTGACCCTGAACCTCGACGGCTTCCAGACGGCCGCGGCCGGGCCCGTCGAGCGGTGGACCACCGACGCGACGAAGAACCTCCAGCGGGACGGCGACGCGGCCGTGAGCGGCCGGACGCTCAAGGCCACCGTCGGCCCCGGCTCCGTCACCACGTTCGTCCTGCCCACCGTCACCGGCGTGAACCCGGCGACGACCATCGCGCCCACCGGCACACCGCGCCTGCTGCTCAACGACAACAGCGGCAAAGCGCTCGCCGTCGCCACCGTGGGCGGCAAGAGCACGGCCGTCCAGCGCACCTCGGCCCCGGCGGACAGCGCGCAGCAGTGGACCTTCACCAAGCTGTCGGCCGCCGACTGGGGAAGCACCGCCGCCTATCGGATCACCAACGCCAGGACCGGCAAGGCGCTCGCCGTCTCCAGCGGCGCTCTGACCTTCGTGTCGCCCGGATCGTCCACGGCTCAGCAGTGGATCCGCTCGACCACGGGCGACGGCCACAGCACCTTGATCAACGTGGCCAGTGGGCGGCTCCTGGACGTCACGGGCGCCTCGACCGCCGACGGGGCACCCGTCGGGGTCCACCAGCCCACGACCGGCGCCAACCAGTCCTGGACCTTCCCGGGCACCGCACCGGATGCCTGGCGGACGCTGTCCTTCCGGCACAGCGCCAAGTGCCTCGACGTCAGCGGTGCCGGCGCGGAGGACGGCGCGTCCGTCGTCCAGTACGGCTGCAACACCGGGTCCAACCAGCAGTGGTCGCTGCGCTCGACCGGCGGCGGATACGTGAACGTCGTCGCCCGGCACAGCGGCAAGTGTCTCGACGTGAGCGGCCTGTCCACAGCCGACGGCGCCGACGTCTTCCAGTACGTCTGCAACGGAGGCCGCAACCAGGAGTGGGCGGTCCGGAGCACCGGCGACGGGCACCTCACCCTGACGGCCCGGCACAGCGCCAAGTGCCTGGCAGTGAGCGGCGCCTCCACGGCGGACGGCGCGGTCGTGGAACAGCGGACGTGCGACGGCGCCGCCGCACAGCAGCTGAGCTGA